From a region of the Bernardetia sp. genome:
- a CDS encoding polysaccharide biosynthesis/export family protein translates to MKNTFLFYIKFICSLFLLSSLFSCAGYQNNILFRTGEDFDNTAFDKVTAEAEQNYRLAPFDYITIQVFTNDGEIMIDPTGEFGEEVTEGAGQISRNQNQFESDISGIPTDMSSNIGLAGNRMDGFLRRYLVQETGVAVLPMVGKVNLAGLTLYQADSLLAKKFSTFYEEPYVITRYINKRVMVMGAMGNKIITLTNENMTLLEVLTLAGDFDNNTRANKIRLIRNASTGNPVMKNIDLSTWQGLKNAELIIQPNDVVYIEPRRRIGSEFLADFAQVASAIGSSVTLILTVLLLQDRFNNP, encoded by the coding sequence ATGAAAAATACGTTTCTTTTTTATATAAAGTTTATTTGTTCACTTTTTCTTCTCTCTTCTTTATTTTCCTGTGCAGGATATCAAAACAATATTCTTTTTCGCACAGGAGAAGATTTTGATAACACAGCTTTCGACAAAGTAACAGCAGAAGCAGAACAAAATTATCGTTTAGCTCCCTTCGACTACATTACCATTCAAGTGTTCACTAACGATGGTGAAATTATGATTGACCCTACAGGCGAATTTGGTGAAGAAGTAACAGAAGGAGCAGGACAAATTTCTCGTAATCAAAACCAATTTGAATCAGACATTTCTGGTATTCCTACAGATATGAGCAGCAACATAGGTCTTGCTGGTAACAGGATGGATGGGTTTCTACGTAGATATTTGGTACAAGAAACAGGTGTTGCTGTACTTCCTATGGTAGGAAAAGTAAATTTAGCTGGACTTACACTCTATCAAGCTGATAGTCTGTTAGCAAAAAAATTTAGCACGTTTTATGAAGAACCTTATGTTATTACTAGGTATATCAATAAACGAGTAATGGTAATGGGAGCAATGGGTAACAAAATCATTACTCTTACCAATGAAAATATGACTCTATTAGAAGTGCTTACATTAGCTGGCGATTTTGATAATAATACGAGAGCAAATAAGATACGCCTCATTCGCAACGCCAGTACAGGCAATCCTGTGATGAAAAATATTGACTTAAGTACATGGCAAGGGTTGAAAAATGCAGAATTGATTATTCAACCCAACGACGTTGTCTATATAGAACCTCGTCGTAGAATAGGCTCAGAGTTTTTAGCAGACTTTGCACAAGTAGCTTCTGCCATTGGAAGCTCTGTAACTCTTATTCTGACAGTACTTTTATTACAAGATAGATTTAATAATCCTTAA
- a CDS encoding DNA topoisomerase IV subunit B, whose protein sequence is MAQNTSSGNSTYNEDSIRSLDWREHIRLRPGMYIGKLGDGSAQDDGIYVLVKEVVDNCIDEFVMGHGKRIEIKIEDHRVSVRDYGRGIPLGKVIDCVSKINTGAKYDSEAFKKSVGLNGVGTKAVNALSTHFSIKSVRDGQAKLAEFDKGVLKNDVPIQDENAKNGTYVVFEPDNSIFKNYRFIPEYLEEQIWNYAFLNAGLTINYNGRNYHSDKGLYDLLMRKVNEESLRYPIIHLKGEDIEVAFSHTNDYGEDYYSFVNGQYTTQGGTHLAAFREAIVKTIRDFYGKNFDAADIRQSIAGAIAIKVQEPVFESQTKTKLGSQNISPDSNSASVRHFVNDFLRRELDNFLHKNSDVADAILKRILQSERERKEISGIKKIANERAKKASLHNKKLRDCRVHFDDKKGDEEIKRQTTIFITEGDSASGSLTKARDVQTQAVFSLRGKPLNCFSQTKKVVYENEEFNLLFHALNIEDGLEGLRFNRIVLATDADVDGMHIRLLMMTFFLHFFPDLVKKGHLHILETPLFRVRNKKETIYCYSEEEKLSAMQKLGKQAEITRFKGLGEISPDEFGQFIDENMKLQPVILNKSTSISDLLTYYMGKNTRERQEFIIDNLKVEKDEADDDNENKEVVTQDNLEMA, encoded by the coding sequence ATGGCTCAAAATACTTCTTCTGGAAATTCTACCTATAATGAAGATAGCATACGCTCACTAGACTGGCGTGAACACATACGATTACGTCCAGGTATGTATATTGGAAAGCTAGGAGATGGTTCGGCGCAAGATGATGGAATTTATGTACTGGTAAAAGAAGTTGTCGATAACTGTATCGATGAGTTTGTGATGGGACATGGAAAGCGCATCGAAATCAAAATAGAAGACCATAGAGTCTCTGTGCGTGATTATGGACGTGGTATTCCTCTCGGAAAAGTTATCGATTGTGTTTCCAAAATTAATACAGGAGCAAAATACGATTCAGAAGCCTTTAAAAAATCTGTAGGTTTGAATGGTGTTGGTACGAAAGCTGTCAATGCACTTTCTACCCATTTTAGTATTAAATCTGTCCGTGACGGACAGGCAAAATTAGCTGAGTTTGATAAAGGAGTTTTGAAAAACGATGTTCCTATTCAAGACGAAAATGCAAAAAACGGAACTTACGTAGTTTTTGAACCAGACAATTCTATTTTCAAGAATTACCGTTTTATTCCAGAATATTTGGAAGAACAGATTTGGAATTATGCTTTCTTAAATGCTGGTCTGACAATAAACTACAATGGTAGAAATTACCACTCTGATAAAGGGCTTTACGACCTTTTGATGAGAAAAGTAAATGAAGAATCGCTCCGTTATCCAATTATTCATTTAAAAGGAGAAGATATTGAAGTTGCTTTTAGTCATACCAACGATTATGGAGAAGATTATTATTCTTTCGTAAACGGACAGTATACCACACAAGGGGGAACACACTTGGCAGCTTTCAGAGAGGCGATTGTCAAGACGATTCGTGATTTCTATGGTAAAAACTTTGATGCTGCCGATATTCGTCAGTCTATTGCTGGTGCGATTGCTATTAAAGTTCAAGAACCAGTTTTTGAATCACAAACTAAAACGAAATTAGGTTCTCAAAATATTTCTCCTGATTCAAATTCAGCAAGTGTACGCCATTTTGTAAATGATTTTTTACGTAGAGAATTAGATAACTTTTTACATAAAAATTCGGATGTAGCAGATGCAATTTTGAAGCGTATTTTGCAGTCGGAAAGAGAGCGCAAAGAAATTTCTGGTATCAAAAAAATTGCGAACGAAAGAGCAAAAAAAGCAAGTCTGCACAACAAAAAATTGCGTGACTGTCGTGTTCATTTCGATGATAAAAAAGGAGACGAGGAAATAAAAAGACAAACAACTATTTTCATTACGGAGGGAGATTCTGCAAGTGGAAGTCTGACAAAAGCTAGAGACGTACAGACACAAGCTGTTTTTTCACTTCGTGGAAAGCCTCTAAACTGTTTTAGTCAGACGAAAAAAGTAGTTTATGAAAATGAAGAATTTAACCTGCTTTTTCATGCCCTAAATATTGAAGACGGATTAGAAGGGTTGCGATTCAATAGAATTGTTTTGGCGACAGATGCTGATGTAGATGGAATGCATATTCGTCTTTTGATGATGACTTTCTTCTTACATTTCTTTCCAGATTTAGTAAAAAAAGGACATTTACATATTTTGGAAACGCCTTTGTTTAGAGTTAGAAATAAGAAAGAGACAATTTATTGTTATTCGGAAGAAGAAAAACTATCTGCTATGCAAAAGTTAGGTAAACAAGCCGAAATTACACGCTTCAAAGGACTGGGAGAAATTTCACCAGATGAGTTTGGACAATTCATTGATGAAAACATGAAACTTCAACCTGTTATTTTGAATAAATCTACTTCTATTTCTGATTTACTTACCTATTATATGGGTAAAAATACAAGAGAAAGGCAAGAGTTTATTATTGATAACTTGAAAGTAGAGAAGGATGAAGCTGATGATGATAATGAGAATAAGGAAGTTGTAACACAAGATAACTTAGAAATGGCTTAA